A window of Pedobacter lusitanus contains these coding sequences:
- a CDS encoding neuraminidase-like domain-containing protein produces MATLNQAINIVFGKIRNQSNQPLPNLLVQAYDRDMRSEELLGECITAQDGSYEISWKHEQLSGRGRKEADLSMKVLTREKKTVLYASAIIDTRFNAAASEEINIIIKGKIPAEFIEYDYLYKEVGFLAGKVKQVDLQENEQHQDISFLSGEMNVPAEKIVHLVVAQRLQELAKIDAPFFYALLRKNTLLKNDLINSFQIRTAVDLHTELLPLLYDAALCDPKIIKQDITAAVKEKLIAEKVGKEAGRYQEILQQYKTRAEEYYQQEYAGKVFLLLKKYVLDSRLSEIGQIFKNNRNNLDGLISELTARSFFESSGHSIDAKTAIKLAELIGFNVNLIERVKKAENINTPAAVKDLAALNKADWRAILAKQPGVKDQGAEKEMLDIQASALARKFEKEYPAVAFRAQLDRAKTTPYKNQAKIREFFKTQTGFDLQYSNIDLLFKERKMSNAANDPLRNELKAMQRVFKLVPHYSKTNALLAQHIHSAQSITLAGKSRFVNDIAPKAGISPAEAKAIYNRAETASTAAMLLAGELHDTISAMDIPAMEMKTLSLKIDAVSKDFPNLKSLFYTADVCTCEECRSVYSPAAYLVEILQFLQNRKVTDLSLPPANLSAKEVLFKRRPDLGDIDLGCENAMTPVPYIDLVCELLEEAITPDGGIPYTGVLSDGPDPLKGKISASLLNTLLAAKTSFTDPVTLVVTDTPCNFPVTSQALIFKTEGTLPDQPFYLRDQKVVFKAVPLGGSKYTIYRLRQTLSSAEELASSPAYVNVNAYKTLQTSFYAFKLPFDLNLTSAKAYFSRFGLDRAELMKAFQSASSPSDLAIAAEKLGLTDTEKDLIVTAASAKQQTYWNTTAANASAEMNNVDVFLTKSGLSFKELTVLLTLKFIDPDKKLFIKNLDLTCDTTKKIIDSLDDVALDRIHRFLRLQKKTGLKFELLDEFISQVSLGGGDLQEAILQIADLKRVSAASGLQLDELTGFFGQIPYEIRSEESPLPLFSQVFLNKSKNGFADEKLLADTILGTGLLSAYRDSLSVCLQLSGDDFDQLTSFTPDGKLNFKNLSTLYAIARLMKKLGLKRPDFEIISELTGLIFSAAPAVLLQFVTQAMAFRAYPQRPADLLFMLKHEAADLVNREMKETRIIEVLTGLQQDLKKVLTDNQSLYNDGLETDEQREALQNQLAKLTNVEPDTVKVLMGFLDALWVTPAAAKTFADDHLAYLDKAAGIKREGLDTTDLKNKIDDLAAASPANFATVQKTLLKSYFDTLSVYFITAGKKTVLVQCIMQVFKSSEDLAKVILDNALLRQPAPGTAAISDLLSADSFINLLVPVTSLNCAGQFSALRLLHQMIPLINSFQLEITDTAWYFKNAGSLGWFLFDGIPYDSTLNPVNLSLYADFVSLTGLAKSLSPVPDPADAENPLSFTRAMELLLPGNTTTQTQWMETMALLTGYQTADLTAIDARLFTVFNLDNYKNPQTWQTVMTNAAYLRTLGATVSQVVAFIKPVLTATDTTQLRMALKARYDENTWSDTLKEITDAIRPQKRDALIAYLLAVNPDLKDENDLYDYFLVDVEMEAVISSSRIVQAHNTVQLFVQRCLMGLEPESAANLDDDPNWNQWKWMKNYRVWEANRKVFLYPENWIEAELRDDKSFMFKELENELLQDDLNNDTAEAGLINYLEKLDNIAFLEVVATWYQIDIRTMHVFGRTKGGDPAIYYYRRFEQERYWSPWEKVELDITSDQLLAFMRNNRLCLAWPVFSEEAEMKDSIAVPSGSGGGTVPGKPNKKLKIQLAVSEFANGKWQPKKISKDAIESPSGDNYTLNTISRDLFNMMYFEFLDQIWLFTTNGYSTLEQRLEGVFNVTGCKGYPELVKGFTPKNLADFYPDFENTSLRLQRYNEMSENAPEMDRLAVKNAFSMKDFMELLGQTPGTFRLTYPAQFSYIDMLVMLFELIFMGINSNYASDHIAGRQGRFKGVMGTLMPYFMEDSYHAYVIVPGFYNTNTKDDTGPLLLQRTIADVLQLIDDIIALGKKYMAKLKAVPAPDPVELVKELNKDEEFQRIKTEIDHYQELAYGEAFKNMYHPLVCPLKKSLYKLGIPELMKRETQLQQSKFDFQLNYKPNVAKIPKTYLLEKNGVRKLSFPVEDLDFSSDGSYSEYNWELFFHIPFLLAGRLSQNQQFEDALTWFHYMFNPTGALAGKAPEKYWVTKPFFLTHEADYTSQRIDNLMFKVAHFSTEDVSKLEFAIAQWREKPFQPHVIARFRPVAYQKALLMKYIGNLTAWGDYLFRQDTMESIAQATQMYILADKLLGPKPRVIKPVVKAPYETYNQLEANIDAFGNALVNLENILPDLSVLPEGGAELPPPDVTLSMLYFCIPNNDQMNTYWDQVADRLFKIRNSQNIDGVFRSLALFAPPIDPGMLVRAAASGMDISSILAGMNAPTPFYRFNVLSQKAGELTQEVRGLGSSLLQALEKKDAESMALLRSELEIRVLNAVKDMKTLQISEAKEQIQVLEKTKLVTEARHNYYRDISYISSKEQLNLDKLSESHDYQMASQILGATAGILALIPDLDIGASGFGGSPLAAVKWGGSFLAHSANAAAGVLNVLSSAASYEANRAATAGSYDRRFADWKLQETLAGKELDSLDKQISAAQIRQEIAETDLRNHLIQIDNAKKTDDFMHTKFTNKQLYDWMIGQVSAVYFRAYSLAHDFAKKAERSYQYELGNGDSYIQYGYWDSMKKGLQSADQLLHDIKRMECGYLDKNKREYELTRHVSVSLLDPLALVQLRATGVCDFDIPEALYDMDYAGQYFRRIKSVSISLPCIAGPHTAVSAKLSLVKNKYRKNMNHENAAGTGYTEDPAGNDERFIFNVGSIQSIAASSAQNDSGVFELNFKDERYLPFEGTGAISSWRLELPEEVRQFDYSTIADVVLHVKYTAREGGSVLKGLAEASLKDRLNAMHQTLNETGLHIGINLKQDMPDVWNLLLKNASAPLTITKFRLPYFVQPLTAVISKVIFVAKVKGDPGSYTIKIDGTDLNLSKSSGLLKAENTTIQLDTEFILSGTAIQIAKLDELVMVVKYGV; encoded by the coding sequence ATGGCAACTTTAAATCAGGCAATTAATATTGTATTTGGTAAAATAAGGAACCAATCTAATCAGCCCTTACCCAATCTGTTGGTACAAGCTTATGACCGTGATATGCGATCTGAAGAGCTTTTGGGCGAATGTATTACAGCGCAGGATGGCAGTTATGAAATTAGCTGGAAACATGAACAACTGAGCGGGCGGGGTAGAAAAGAAGCTGATTTATCCATGAAGGTATTGACCAGAGAGAAAAAAACTGTGCTTTATGCCTCTGCTATTATTGATACCAGGTTTAACGCAGCTGCATCCGAAGAAATCAATATCATTATCAAAGGGAAAATTCCTGCTGAATTTATAGAATATGATTATTTATACAAGGAGGTAGGTTTTCTGGCTGGGAAAGTTAAACAGGTTGATTTACAGGAGAATGAGCAGCATCAGGATATTTCCTTTCTTTCCGGAGAGATGAATGTACCTGCAGAGAAGATTGTGCATCTTGTGGTGGCCCAGCGCCTGCAGGAATTAGCTAAGATAGATGCCCCGTTTTTTTATGCGCTGCTGCGTAAAAACACCTTGTTAAAGAATGATTTAATCAATTCTTTCCAGATACGTACTGCTGTAGATCTTCATACCGAGCTGCTGCCTTTATTGTATGATGCCGCTTTATGTGATCCCAAAATCATTAAACAGGATATCACAGCGGCTGTAAAAGAAAAGCTGATTGCAGAAAAAGTGGGGAAAGAGGCTGGGCGGTATCAGGAAATCCTTCAGCAATATAAAACCAGAGCTGAAGAGTATTATCAGCAGGAATACGCAGGTAAAGTTTTCCTGCTGCTCAAAAAATATGTGCTGGACAGCCGTCTGTCTGAGATAGGACAGATTTTTAAAAATAACAGGAATAATCTGGATGGTCTGATCAGTGAACTGACTGCCCGGAGTTTTTTTGAAAGCAGCGGACACTCCATTGATGCTAAAACGGCCATCAAACTGGCAGAACTGATCGGTTTTAATGTAAATCTGATTGAAAGAGTTAAAAAAGCAGAAAATATTAATACACCCGCAGCGGTTAAAGATCTTGCAGCCTTAAATAAAGCAGACTGGAGGGCTATTCTGGCCAAACAGCCCGGAGTTAAAGATCAGGGGGCTGAAAAAGAAATGCTGGATATACAAGCATCGGCACTGGCCAGGAAATTTGAAAAAGAATATCCCGCTGTAGCTTTCAGGGCACAGCTGGACAGAGCTAAAACTACCCCTTACAAGAATCAGGCAAAAATCAGGGAGTTCTTTAAAACACAGACGGGATTTGATTTGCAGTATTCCAATATAGATCTTCTTTTTAAGGAGAGAAAAATGAGTAATGCCGCAAATGATCCTTTACGTAATGAACTCAAAGCTATGCAGCGGGTTTTTAAGCTGGTTCCGCATTACAGCAAAACCAATGCCTTGCTGGCACAGCATATTCATTCTGCACAAAGTATTACCTTAGCGGGCAAGTCCCGTTTTGTCAATGATATAGCACCTAAAGCAGGTATCAGTCCGGCAGAGGCCAAAGCCATCTATAACCGCGCTGAAACTGCCAGTACAGCGGCCATGTTATTAGCCGGTGAACTCCATGATACCATCAGTGCGATGGATATTCCTGCAATGGAGATGAAAACACTCAGTTTAAAGATTGACGCGGTAAGCAAGGATTTTCCAAATCTGAAATCATTGTTTTATACAGCAGATGTCTGTACCTGTGAGGAATGCCGTTCGGTCTATAGCCCGGCTGCTTACCTGGTGGAGATTTTACAGTTTCTGCAAAACAGAAAAGTAACTGATCTGAGTTTACCACCGGCAAACCTGTCTGCTAAAGAAGTTTTATTCAAACGTCGTCCTGATCTGGGCGACATCGATCTGGGCTGTGAAAATGCCATGACTCCTGTTCCCTATATTGACCTGGTTTGCGAATTGCTGGAAGAAGCCATAACTCCGGATGGGGGGATTCCATATACAGGAGTGCTTTCTGACGGGCCGGACCCGCTTAAAGGAAAGATTTCTGCTTCACTGCTCAATACGCTTTTAGCAGCCAAAACATCTTTTACCGATCCGGTAACCCTGGTTGTTACTGATACACCCTGTAATTTCCCGGTCACCAGTCAGGCGCTTATTTTTAAGACTGAAGGGACTCTGCCCGATCAGCCATTTTACCTGCGGGATCAAAAGGTTGTATTCAAAGCCGTGCCGCTGGGAGGAAGCAAATATACGATCTACAGATTGCGTCAAACGCTGTCTTCTGCCGAAGAATTAGCTTCTTCTCCAGCCTACGTTAACGTAAATGCTTATAAGACCTTACAGACCAGCTTTTATGCCTTTAAGCTTCCCTTTGATCTGAACCTTACTTCTGCCAAAGCTTATTTTTCCAGGTTTGGTCTGGACAGAGCTGAATTAATGAAAGCTTTTCAAAGTGCTTCCAGTCCTTCTGATCTGGCAATAGCTGCAGAAAAGCTGGGTTTAACAGATACAGAAAAAGATTTAATTGTCACTGCCGCTTCAGCTAAACAGCAGACGTACTGGAATACCACAGCTGCCAATGCTTCTGCAGAAATGAACAATGTGGATGTTTTTCTGACCAAAAGCGGTCTGAGTTTTAAAGAACTGACGGTACTGCTGACTTTAAAATTTATCGATCCGGATAAAAAGCTGTTTATCAAGAATCTGGATCTGACCTGTGATACCACGAAAAAGATAATTGATAGCCTTGATGATGTCGCTTTAGACCGTATTCACAGATTTTTAAGACTGCAGAAGAAAACGGGTCTGAAATTCGAATTGCTTGATGAGTTCATTTCTCAGGTTAGCCTGGGAGGGGGTGATCTTCAGGAAGCTATTCTGCAAATCGCTGATTTGAAAAGAGTTTCAGCTGCAAGTGGTCTTCAGCTGGATGAACTGACCGGCTTTTTCGGTCAGATTCCTTACGAAATACGCAGCGAAGAAAGCCCGCTGCCTTTGTTCAGCCAGGTGTTTTTAAATAAATCAAAAAATGGGTTTGCTGATGAAAAATTACTGGCAGATACTATTTTGGGCACAGGTTTACTATCCGCTTACCGGGATAGTCTGTCTGTTTGTCTGCAGTTATCCGGTGATGATTTTGATCAGCTGACCAGTTTCACGCCTGATGGTAAACTGAATTTTAAAAATCTGAGTACACTTTATGCCATAGCCAGGCTGATGAAGAAACTGGGTTTGAAAAGACCGGATTTTGAAATCATCAGTGAGCTGACCGGATTAATTTTTTCTGCAGCACCGGCTGTACTGCTGCAATTTGTGACACAGGCGATGGCTTTCAGAGCCTATCCTCAGCGGCCTGCAGATCTGCTGTTTATGTTAAAACATGAGGCTGCCGATCTGGTGAACCGGGAGATGAAAGAAACCCGGATTATTGAAGTGCTGACCGGGTTGCAGCAGGATTTGAAAAAAGTACTGACTGATAATCAATCGCTTTATAATGATGGTCTGGAAACAGATGAACAGCGGGAAGCTTTACAAAATCAGTTAGCTAAACTGACCAATGTAGAACCTGATACGGTTAAAGTACTGATGGGTTTTCTGGATGCCTTATGGGTTACACCGGCAGCGGCCAAAACATTTGCTGATGACCATTTAGCTTATCTGGATAAAGCAGCAGGTATCAAAAGAGAAGGTTTGGATACTACTGATCTCAAAAATAAGATAGATGACCTGGCAGCAGCCAGCCCGGCTAATTTTGCCACTGTACAGAAAACCTTGCTGAAATCATACTTTGATACGCTTTCAGTTTATTTCATCACAGCTGGAAAAAAGACTGTCCTTGTGCAGTGTATAATGCAGGTTTTCAAATCATCAGAAGATCTGGCTAAAGTAATACTCGATAATGCTCTGCTCAGACAGCCGGCACCAGGCACCGCAGCAATTAGTGATTTATTATCAGCTGACAGCTTTATTAATCTGCTGGTTCCTGTGACCAGTCTGAATTGTGCCGGTCAGTTCAGTGCCTTAAGATTATTGCATCAGATGATTCCGCTGATCAATTCATTTCAGCTGGAAATTACAGATACAGCATGGTACTTTAAAAATGCAGGCAGTTTAGGCTGGTTTTTATTTGATGGAATACCTTATGACAGTACACTGAATCCGGTAAACCTGTCTCTATATGCTGATTTTGTCAGTTTAACAGGTCTGGCGAAATCTTTAAGCCCGGTACCAGATCCTGCGGATGCAGAAAATCCGCTCAGTTTTACGCGGGCAATGGAATTATTATTACCTGGCAATACTACGACGCAAACCCAATGGATGGAAACTATGGCGCTGCTAACTGGTTATCAGACAGCAGATTTAACAGCTATCGATGCCAGGTTATTCACCGTGTTTAATCTGGATAACTATAAAAACCCGCAAACCTGGCAGACCGTAATGACTAATGCAGCTTATCTGCGTACGCTGGGTGCTACAGTCAGTCAGGTTGTTGCCTTTATTAAGCCAGTGCTGACAGCAACTGATACGACGCAGCTGAGAATGGCTTTAAAAGCCAGATATGATGAAAATACCTGGTCAGATACCCTGAAAGAAATTACTGATGCGATCAGACCTCAGAAAAGAGATGCGCTGATTGCTTATTTACTGGCTGTAAACCCTGATCTTAAAGATGAAAATGACCTGTACGATTATTTTCTGGTTGATGTAGAGATGGAAGCTGTAATTTCTTCTTCCAGAATTGTGCAGGCTCATAATACAGTACAGCTTTTTGTACAGCGTTGTTTAATGGGGCTGGAACCGGAATCAGCAGCTAATCTGGATGATGATCCTAACTGGAACCAGTGGAAATGGATGAAAAATTACCGGGTGTGGGAAGCCAACCGTAAGGTGTTTTTATATCCTGAAAACTGGATTGAGGCAGAACTGCGTGATGATAAGTCATTTATGTTTAAAGAACTGGAAAATGAGTTGTTACAGGACGATCTGAATAACGATACTGCCGAAGCAGGTTTGATTAACTATCTGGAGAAACTGGATAATATTGCTTTTTTGGAAGTGGTAGCCACCTGGTATCAGATTGATATCAGAACTATGCATGTTTTTGGCAGAACCAAAGGTGGTGATCCGGCAATTTATTATTACCGCAGATTTGAACAGGAGCGCTACTGGAGTCCATGGGAAAAAGTAGAGCTGGACATTACTTCTGATCAGCTGCTGGCTTTTATGCGTAATAATCGTCTCTGTCTGGCCTGGCCGGTTTTTAGTGAGGAAGCGGAAATGAAAGACTCCATCGCGGTTCCAAGCGGTTCGGGCGGGGGTACGGTACCTGGAAAACCTAATAAAAAACTTAAAATACAGTTGGCTGTCAGTGAGTTTGCCAATGGGAAATGGCAGCCAAAAAAGATCTCTAAAGATGCTATTGAAAGCCCTTCCGGAGATAATTACACACTGAATACCATATCGAGAGATTTATTCAATATGATGTATTTCGAGTTTCTGGATCAGATCTGGTTATTCACTACTAACGGGTATTCTACACTGGAACAAAGACTGGAAGGGGTATTCAATGTGACCGGATGTAAGGGTTATCCGGAACTGGTCAAGGGATTTACGCCCAAAAACCTGGCAGATTTTTACCCTGATTTTGAAAATACGAGCCTGAGATTGCAGCGTTATAATGAAATGAGTGAAAATGCACCGGAAATGGATCGTCTGGCGGTTAAGAATGCATTTTCCATGAAAGACTTTATGGAGCTTCTGGGACAGACTCCGGGAACCTTCCGTTTAACCTATCCTGCGCAGTTTAGCTATATTGATATGCTGGTGATGCTGTTTGAACTGATCTTTATGGGAATCAACAGCAATTATGCATCAGACCATATTGCGGGTAGACAGGGCCGGTTTAAAGGGGTTATGGGCACATTAATGCCATATTTTATGGAAGATAGTTATCATGCCTACGTGATTGTTCCTGGCTTTTATAATACAAATACTAAAGATGATACCGGGCCGCTGTTGCTACAGCGAACAATTGCTGATGTGCTGCAGCTGATTGATGATATCATCGCCCTTGGCAAAAAATACATGGCTAAATTAAAGGCGGTTCCTGCACCTGATCCGGTTGAATTGGTTAAAGAGCTGAATAAGGATGAAGAATTTCAGCGGATTAAAACTGAAATAGATCATTACCAGGAGCTGGCCTATGGTGAGGCTTTCAAAAATATGTATCATCCGCTGGTTTGTCCGCTTAAAAAGAGTTTGTATAAACTCGGAATCCCGGAGCTGATGAAAAGGGAAACACAGTTACAGCAGTCAAAATTTGATTTCCAGCTTAATTATAAGCCTAACGTTGCCAAAATCCCGAAAACCTATCTGCTGGAAAAAAATGGGGTAAGAAAACTATCCTTCCCGGTAGAGGATCTTGATTTTAGCAGTGATGGCAGCTATAGTGAATATAACTGGGAACTTTTTTTTCATATCCCGTTTTTACTGGCCGGCAGATTAAGCCAGAACCAGCAATTTGAAGATGCACTGACCTGGTTCCATTATATGTTTAATCCTACTGGTGCCCTGGCCGGTAAAGCCCCTGAAAAATATTGGGTAACCAAACCTTTTTTCCTGACTCATGAAGCAGATTATACCAGTCAGCGTATAGACAACCTGATGTTTAAGGTAGCTCATTTTTCTACAGAGGATGTTTCAAAACTGGAATTTGCTATTGCACAATGGCGTGAGAAACCTTTTCAGCCACATGTTATAGCCCGGTTCAGACCTGTGGCTTATCAGAAAGCCCTGCTGATGAAATATATCGGGAATTTAACCGCATGGGGAGATTATCTGTTCAGACAGGATACCATGGAATCGATTGCGCAGGCGACACAGATGTATATTCTTGCAGATAAACTGCTGGGGCCTAAACCAAGAGTAATTAAGCCGGTAGTTAAAGCGCCTTATGAAACTTATAATCAGCTGGAAGCAAATATTGATGCTTTTGGAAATGCGCTGGTTAACCTGGAAAATATTTTACCGGATTTATCGGTGCTGCCAGAAGGCGGTGCTGAATTACCACCGCCGGATGTTACTTTATCCATGCTGTATTTCTGTATCCCGAATAATGACCAGATGAATACTTACTGGGATCAGGTGGCTGACCGCTTGTTTAAAATCCGTAACTCTCAGAATATTGACGGGGTATTCCGTAGTCTGGCGCTGTTTGCGCCTCCGATTGATCCGGGTATGCTGGTCCGTGCAGCGGCTTCGGGGATGGATATTTCTTCAATCCTTGCCGGAATGAATGCACCAACACCTTTTTACAGATTTAATGTATTGTCTCAGAAAGCAGGTGAACTGACTCAGGAAGTAAGAGGGCTGGGCAGCTCGCTGCTTCAGGCACTGGAAAAGAAAGATGCCGAAAGTATGGCTTTATTGAGAAGTGAACTGGAAATCCGTGTTTTAAACGCCGTAAAGGATATGAAAACGCTTCAGATCAGTGAGGCAAAAGAACAGATACAGGTGCTGGAGAAAACAAAACTGGTCACTGAGGCCCGTCATAATTATTACAGGGATATCAGTTATATCAGTTCAAAAGAACAGCTGAACCTGGATAAACTCAGTGAATCTCATGATTATCAGATGGCTTCACAGATTCTGGGTGCTACGGCAGGTATTCTGGCATTAATTCCCGACCTGGATATTGGTGCTTCTGGTTTTGGCGGAAGCCCGCTGGCTGCGGTGAAATGGGGCGGAAGTTTTCTGGCGCATTCTGCCAATGCAGCAGCAGGTGTATTGAATGTATTAAGTTCAGCGGCTTCTTATGAGGCTAACCGCGCAGCTACTGCAGGTAGTTATGACCGGCGGTTTGCAGACTGGAAACTCCAGGAAACATTGGCTGGCAAAGAGCTGGATTCTCTGGATAAGCAGATTTCTGCAGCCCAGATCAGACAGGAAATTGCAGAAACAGATCTGCGTAATCATTTGATACAGATTGATAATGCGAAGAAAACGGATGATTTTATGCATACTAAGTTCACTAATAAACAGCTTTATGACTGGATGATCGGGCAGGTGAGTGCTGTTTATTTCCGTGCCTACAGTCTGGCACATGATTTTGCGAAGAAAGCAGAGCGAAGTTATCAGTATGAGCTTGGAAACGGAGATAGCTATATTCAGTATGGTTATTGGGACAGCATGAAAAAAGGACTGCAGAGTGCGGATCAGTTACTTCATGATATCAAAAGAATGGAATGCGGCTATCTGGATAAAAACAAGCGGGAATATGAACTGACCAGACATGTATCCGTAAGTCTGCTTGATCCGCTTGCACTGGTACAGCTGAGAGCTACAGGAGTGTGTGATTTTGATATTCCTGAAGCTTTATATGATATGGATTATGCAGGACAGTACTTCAGAAGGATTAAATCTGTGAGTATCAGTTTGCCTTGTATAGCAGGGCCGCATACAGCAGTCAGCGCTAAATTATCGCTGGTTAAAAATAAGTACCGCAAAAATATGAACCACGAAAATGCAGCAGGAACGGGTTATACCGAAGATCCTGCCGGAAATGACGAGCGCTTTATCTTTAACGTGGGTTCTATTCAGTCTATTGCTGCCAGCAGTGCGCAGAATGACAGTGGAGTATTTGAGCTGAATTTCAAAGATGAACGGTATCTGCCTTTTGAAGGAACAGGAGCGATCAGCAGCTGGAGACTGGAATTGCCGGAAGAAGTCAGGCAGTTTGATTACAGTACCATTGCTGATGTGGTTTTACATGTTAAATATACCGCAAGAGAGGGTGGTTCTGTACTTAAGGGATTGGCAGAAGCGAGTCTTAAAGACCGGCTGAATGCGATGCACCAGACGTTGAATGAAACCGGACTGCATATCGGGATTAACTTAAAGCAGGATATGCCTGATGTCTGGAACCTGTTGCTTAAAAATGCATCTGCTCCGCTGACGATAACTAAATTCAGACTGCCATATTTTGTACAGCCTTTAACTGCGGTGATCAGTAAAGTAATCTTTGTGGCAAAAGTGAAGGGAGATCCCGGCAGTTATACGATAAAGATAGACGGGACTGATCTTAATCTTTCTAAATCTTCTGGATTGCTTAAAGCAGAAAATACTACAATTCAGTTGGATACAGAGTTTATCTTGTCCGGAACTGCAATACAGATCGCTAAGCTGGATGAACTGGTGATGGTTGTTAAGTATGGAGTTTAG
- a CDS encoding DUF3995 domain-containing protein produces the protein MVIFLTLLNALIFIALSVIHIYWAFGGRWAKELSVPTIDSGQKLFVPGVRATLTVAAGLLMFAGINLCIRVFPDSGLQLLYLRYGILLIGLIFLLRAIGDFNYIGLAKKQKSSAFAKNDTLFYVPLCLLIFISHLLIFALF, from the coding sequence ATGGTTATTTTTCTTACACTACTGAATGCTTTAATCTTTATCGCCCTGTCTGTTATTCATATTTACTGGGCCTTTGGTGGCCGGTGGGCTAAAGAATTATCAGTCCCAACTATTGATTCCGGTCAGAAATTATTTGTTCCGGGTGTCCGGGCCACGCTTACTGTGGCTGCAGGGTTGCTCATGTTTGCAGGGATTAATCTGTGTATCAGGGTTTTTCCGGATTCAGGTTTGCAGCTTTTATATCTTCGCTATGGGATTCTGCTGATCGGGTTGATATTTCTTTTAAGGGCAATTGGCGACTTTAACTATATCGGCCTGGCAAAAAAACAGAAATCATCTGCTTTTGCTAAAAATGATACTTTGTTTTATGTTCCTTTGTGTTTGCTGATTTTTATTTCGCATCTGTTGATATTTGCTTTGTTTTAG